Proteins from a single region of Acidovorax sp. NCPPB 3576:
- a CDS encoding MFS transporter — protein MTPSMAAGIPAADRAAFGPLQLRVTLLCAIVAMLDGFDTQSIAYVAPRIAEDWGLKPSEFGPIFAAGLFGLMAGAFLLSPAADRWGRKKIILLSTFIFGLFALLTAWATSMNELLAYRFITGVGLGAAMPNIIALTSEYAPQRLRATLVTVMFCGFPLGSTLGGLISSWLIAHFDWHSVFVLGGVLPLLLLPVLAALLPESLRYLAASGAAPARYEPIVKSAYPGEDPATVMAGLRGEAAGVQAGFSVFELFRHGRLPTTVLLWLAFFMNLLVMYFLVNWLPTLLKSAGLPLEKAILSTAMLNLGGVVGALALGRLIDRFSAYTVLGAAYAASAGFIALIAFSGQNLTGLLAGAALSGFGVVGAQIGCNALAAAIYPTHIRATGVGWALGVGRIGAIVGPLAGGALLAAAWTPASIILVAAVPAVLAAAAVLLLGRVRRGA, from the coding sequence ATGACCCCATCCATGGCCGCCGGCATTCCGGCGGCAGACCGCGCCGCCTTCGGGCCGCTGCAGCTGCGCGTGACGCTGCTGTGCGCCATCGTTGCCATGCTCGACGGCTTCGATACCCAATCCATCGCCTACGTGGCGCCGCGCATCGCGGAAGACTGGGGGCTCAAGCCCTCGGAGTTCGGGCCCATCTTCGCGGCCGGCCTCTTCGGCCTCATGGCCGGCGCCTTCCTGCTCAGCCCGGCCGCCGACCGCTGGGGCCGCAAGAAGATCATCCTGCTGTCCACCTTCATCTTCGGCCTGTTCGCGTTGCTCACGGCCTGGGCCACCAGCATGAACGAACTGCTGGCCTATCGCTTCATCACCGGCGTGGGCCTGGGCGCGGCCATGCCCAACATCATCGCCCTGACCAGCGAATATGCGCCGCAGCGCCTGCGCGCCACGCTGGTCACGGTGATGTTCTGCGGCTTTCCGCTGGGCTCCACGCTGGGCGGGCTGATCTCCAGCTGGCTCATCGCGCATTTCGACTGGCACTCGGTGTTCGTGCTGGGCGGCGTGCTGCCCCTGCTGCTGCTGCCGGTGCTGGCCGCGCTGCTGCCCGAATCGCTGCGCTACCTGGCCGCCAGCGGCGCCGCGCCCGCGCGCTACGAGCCCATCGTCAAGAGCGCCTACCCGGGCGAAGACCCGGCCACGGTGATGGCCGGGCTGCGCGGCGAGGCCGCGGGCGTGCAGGCGGGCTTCTCGGTGTTCGAACTGTTTCGCCACGGCCGCCTGCCCACCACGGTGCTGCTGTGGCTGGCGTTCTTCATGAACCTGCTGGTCATGTACTTCCTGGTCAACTGGCTGCCCACGCTGCTCAAAAGCGCCGGCCTGCCGCTGGAAAAGGCCATTCTCTCCACCGCCATGCTCAACCTGGGCGGCGTGGTGGGCGCGCTCGCGCTGGGCCGGCTCATCGACCGCTTCAGCGCCTACACCGTGCTGGGCGCGGCCTACGCCGCCTCGGCCGGCTTCATCGCGCTGATCGCCTTCAGCGGGCAGAACCTCACGGGCCTGCTGGCCGGCGCCGCGCTCTCGGGCTTCGGCGTGGTGGGCGCGCAGATCGGCTGCAACGCGCTGGCCGCCGCCATCTACCCCACCCACATCCGCGCCACCGGCGTGGGCTGGGCGCTGGGCGTGGGCCGCATCGGCGCCATCGTCGGGCCGCTGGCAGGCGGCGCCCTGCTGGCCGCGGCCTGGACACCCGCGTCCATCATCCTGGTAGCCGCCGTGCCCGCGGTGCTGGCGGCCGCGGCGGTGCTGCTGCTCGGGCGTGTGCGCAGGGGTGCGTGA
- the maiA gene encoding maleylacetoacetate isomerase: MQLYSFFNSSTSYRVRIALALKGLPADYHGVNIRNGEHRAPGYAALNPSRAVPTLVDGDFALGQSMAILDYLDQRHPEPRLIPLKPRLRARVLELANVIACDMHPVNNLRILKYLQGPLGLSAAQKDAWYAHWAAEGFEAVERLLARHGDESGPWCFGDQPTLADVCLVPQVANALRAGCDLQPHARAMAVYAHAERHPAFIAARPQEQPDYQP; this comes from the coding sequence GTGCAGCTCTACAGCTTCTTCAACAGCTCCACCTCGTACCGGGTGCGCATCGCGCTGGCCCTCAAAGGGCTGCCCGCCGACTACCACGGGGTGAACATCCGCAACGGCGAGCACCGCGCGCCGGGCTATGCGGCACTCAATCCATCGCGTGCCGTCCCCACGCTGGTGGATGGCGACTTCGCCCTGGGCCAGTCGATGGCCATCCTCGACTACCTGGACCAGCGCCACCCCGAGCCGCGCCTGATCCCGCTGAAGCCCCGGCTGCGTGCCCGTGTGCTGGAACTGGCGAACGTGATCGCCTGCGACATGCACCCGGTCAACAACCTGCGCATCCTGAAATACCTGCAGGGTCCGCTGGGCTTGAGTGCGGCGCAGAAGGACGCGTGGTACGCCCACTGGGCGGCCGAGGGCTTCGAGGCTGTGGAGCGGCTGCTGGCCAGGCACGGTGACGAAAGCGGCCCCTGGTGCTTTGGCGACCAGCCCACGCTGGCCGACGTATGCCTGGTGCCCCAGGTGGCCAACGCGCTGCGCGCGGGTTGCGACCTCCAACCCCATGCGCGTGCCATGGCCGTGTACGCGCACGCCGAACGGCACCCCGCCTTCATCGCGGCCCGACCCCAGGAGCAGCCCGACTACCAGCCTTGA
- a CDS encoding fumarylacetoacetate hydrolase family protein: MAFVFPAPPTVAVPVAGSSDAFAVRRVYCVGRNYAAHAREMGFDPDREPPFFFCKPADAVIPVAHGETLRLPYPSRTDNFHYEAELVVAIGQAGSDIARENALQHAWGYAVGLDMTRRDRQMEMRQMGRPWEIGKAFDASAPIGPIHRASDVGHFEQAGIWLTVNGADRQRSDVSHLIWSVAETIADLSTWFRLEAGDLIYTGTPEGVGPVVRGDRMVVGVERLGELRVDVV; the protein is encoded by the coding sequence ATGGCCTTCGTGTTCCCCGCCCCTCCCACCGTCGCCGTGCCCGTTGCGGGCAGCAGCGATGCCTTCGCCGTGCGCCGCGTCTACTGCGTGGGCCGCAATTACGCGGCCCACGCCCGCGAGATGGGGTTCGATCCCGACCGCGAGCCGCCCTTCTTCTTCTGCAAGCCGGCCGATGCCGTCATTCCCGTGGCCCATGGCGAGACCCTGCGCTTGCCGTACCCCTCGCGCACCGACAACTTCCACTACGAGGCGGAACTGGTCGTGGCCATCGGCCAGGCCGGCAGCGACATCGCCCGCGAGAACGCGCTGCAGCACGCCTGGGGTTACGCCGTGGGCCTGGACATGACCCGCCGCGACCGGCAAATGGAAATGCGCCAGATGGGCCGGCCCTGGGAGATCGGCAAGGCCTTCGATGCCTCCGCACCCATCGGTCCCATTCACCGCGCGAGCGACGTGGGCCACTTCGAGCAGGCCGGCATCTGGCTCACCGTGAACGGCGCGGACCGCCAGCGCAGCGATGTGTCGCACCTGATCTGGTCGGTGGCCGAGACCATCGCCGACCTCTCTACCTGGTTCCGCCTGGAGGCGGGCGACCTGATCTACACCGGCACGCCCGAGGGCGTGGGCCCGGTGGTGCGCGGCGACCGCATGGTCGTGGGCGTGGAACGCCTGGGCGAGCTGCGGGTGGACGTGGTCTGA
- the gtdA gene encoding gentisate 1,2-dioxygenase: MDTPTLASPPAAASADRQVYYDHIARHGMAPLWESLHSLVPREPRPRAVPAFWKYEDVRPLVMQAGDVISAEEAVRRVLILENPGLPGRASITSTLYAGLQLILPGEVAPSHRHTQSALRFIVEGQGAYTAVNGERTTMHPGDFIITPSWTWHDHGNPAVEDGGEPVVWLDGLDIPLIGHLDAGFAENYPEAVQPVSRAEGHSFAAFGHNMVPVRHRAAQGSTSPLFSYPYERSREALDRLFRQGELDAWDGVKLRYVNPATGGWPMPTMATFMQFLPAGFQGRTYRATDATVFSVVEGQGTARIGERTFQFGPRDTFVAPSWAPVQLAATQDAVLFSYSDRPVQSALSLLREERL, encoded by the coding sequence ATGGATACGCCCACCCTGGCATCGCCGCCTGCCGCCGCATCCGCCGACCGGCAGGTCTACTACGACCACATCGCCCGCCACGGCATGGCCCCGCTCTGGGAATCGCTGCACAGCCTGGTGCCGCGCGAACCCCGCCCGCGGGCCGTGCCCGCCTTCTGGAAATACGAGGACGTGCGCCCGCTCGTCATGCAGGCCGGCGACGTCATCAGCGCCGAGGAGGCGGTGCGCCGCGTGCTCATCCTGGAAAACCCCGGCCTGCCCGGCCGCGCCAGCATCACCTCCACGCTGTATGCGGGGCTGCAGCTCATCCTGCCCGGCGAGGTCGCGCCCAGCCACCGCCACACGCAGTCGGCGCTGCGCTTCATCGTGGAAGGGCAGGGTGCCTACACGGCCGTCAACGGCGAGCGGACCACCATGCACCCGGGCGACTTCATCATCACCCCCTCGTGGACTTGGCACGACCACGGCAACCCGGCGGTGGAGGACGGCGGCGAGCCCGTGGTCTGGCTCGACGGGCTCGACATTCCCCTCATCGGCCACCTGGATGCGGGCTTTGCGGAAAACTATCCCGAGGCGGTGCAGCCCGTGAGCCGGGCCGAGGGGCACAGCTTCGCCGCCTTCGGCCACAACATGGTGCCGGTGCGCCACCGTGCGGCGCAGGGCTCCACTTCGCCCCTCTTCAGCTACCCCTACGAGCGCAGCCGCGAGGCGCTGGACCGGCTGTTCCGCCAGGGCGAGCTGGACGCCTGGGACGGCGTCAAGCTGCGCTACGTGAACCCCGCCACTGGGGGGTGGCCCATGCCCACCATGGCCACGTTCATGCAGTTCCTGCCGGCGGGCTTCCAGGGCCGCACCTACCGCGCCACCGACGCGACCGTGTTCAGCGTGGTCGAGGGCCAGGGCACGGCGCGCATCGGCGAGCGCACCTTCCAGTTCGGCCCGCGCGACACCTTCGTCGCCCCCTCGTGGGCGCCCGTGCAACTGGCCGCGACGCAGGACGCGGTGCTGTTCAGCTATTCCGACCGCCCGGTGCAGTCCGCCCTGAGCCTGCTGCGCGAAGAGCGCCTTTGA
- a CDS encoding LysR family transcriptional regulator, with protein sequence MDWTHRLRLRQLQMLLSLAQTGNMSQSAQLLHTAQPALSKWLKELEEDLGMVLFERHARGLKPTPQGEALIAHARRIEAHLDSARDDMQALRDGGSGLVAVGTSGASASDVVPMAVLRLLEWLPRAQIRLAESTMNVLMQQLAHGELDVVVGRSAPELHDTHIHTEMLYMEPIHLVARPQHPLLRQERALEWGDLMAYRWLVWPRGTPIRNALEGALAAAGHALPQGSVESNSVTLNLTLLGHSDMIGMASHRAALRFSHLGALRVLPVRLSGFGSVSMYWRENTTDRAAVASMLRALREAAAPAS encoded by the coding sequence ATGGACTGGACCCACCGCCTGCGCCTGCGACAGCTTCAAATGCTTTTGAGCCTGGCGCAGACCGGCAACATGAGCCAGTCGGCGCAGTTGCTCCACACCGCGCAGCCCGCGCTCTCCAAGTGGCTCAAGGAGCTGGAGGAGGACCTGGGCATGGTGCTGTTCGAGCGCCATGCGCGCGGGCTCAAGCCCACGCCCCAGGGCGAGGCACTGATCGCCCATGCCCGGCGCATCGAGGCCCACCTGGACAGCGCCCGCGACGACATGCAGGCCCTGCGCGACGGCGGCAGCGGGCTGGTGGCGGTGGGCACCTCGGGCGCGTCGGCGTCCGACGTGGTGCCCATGGCCGTGCTGCGCCTGCTGGAGTGGCTGCCGCGCGCACAGATCCGGCTGGCCGAAAGCACCATGAACGTGCTCATGCAGCAGCTGGCCCATGGCGAGCTGGACGTGGTCGTGGGCCGCTCCGCACCCGAACTGCACGACACGCACATCCACACCGAGATGCTGTACATGGAGCCCATCCACCTGGTGGCACGCCCGCAGCACCCGCTGCTGCGGCAGGAGCGCGCGCTGGAATGGGGCGATCTCATGGCCTACCGCTGGCTCGTCTGGCCGCGCGGCACGCCGATCCGCAACGCGCTGGAGGGCGCGCTGGCGGCCGCCGGGCATGCGCTGCCGCAGGGCAGCGTGGAGTCCAACTCCGTCACGCTCAACCTCACGCTGCTGGGCCACAGCGACATGATCGGCATGGCCTCGCACCGCGCGGCGCTGCGGTTTTCGCACCTGGGCGCGCTGCGCGTGCTGCCGGTGCGGCTGTCGGGCTTCGGCTCGGTGTCGATGTACTGGCGCGAGAACACCACCGACCGTGCGGCAGTGGCCAGCATGCTGCGCGCCCTGCGCGAGGCCGCCGCACCCGCCTCCTGA
- a CDS encoding acyl-CoA dehydrogenase family protein encodes MAQATHAVFNQFSERTDYDLLATDAALQDGLHRTGAQGALPTLGAYARQLGTAATWALAEQANRHTPQLHRFDNRGRRIDRVEFHPAWDALMAMYRAQGLVSMPFDSDRPGRWAAWAAGFYLHGQVEQGTLCPATMTQAAIPLLRKEPALWAQLADKLHSRTHDPRDRPAHEKASVWLGMGMTEKQGGSDVRANTTVATPVGAGGRGGEYRLHGHKWFFSTPQSDAHLVVARTGEGGPFACFYVPRWRPDGTLNAVHVHRLKDKVGNRSNASGEVEFDGAWGLLMGEEGRGIPTIIEMATTTRLSCVAGSAAIVRQATVQAIAYARQRHAFGRALAEQPLMRAVLADLALESEAALALLMRLTEAFERDDDGTASAADRAWKRVMTPAAKFWVCKRGVGLAGEAMEVFGGNGYVQDGVMARLFLESPVNSIWEGSGNVMCLDVLRALAREPEAASALLQDFADAAAGEPRILDALRPLEGLLALPPDQLESLGRQLVQRLVLVAQACLLRRHAPQAVADAFIATRLEDSGAGRVVGAIDSRAVDTGTILERAFPA; translated from the coding sequence ATGGCCCAGGCCACCCACGCAGTTTTCAACCAGTTTTCCGAACGCACCGACTACGACCTGCTCGCCACCGATGCCGCGCTGCAGGACGGGCTGCATCGCACGGGTGCGCAAGGCGCCCTGCCCACACTGGGCGCCTACGCACGGCAGCTCGGCACGGCCGCGACATGGGCCCTGGCCGAACAGGCCAACCGCCACACGCCGCAACTGCACCGCTTCGACAACCGGGGCCGGCGCATCGACCGGGTCGAGTTCCACCCCGCGTGGGACGCGCTCATGGCGATGTACCGCGCGCAGGGCCTGGTCTCCATGCCCTTCGACAGCGACCGGCCCGGCCGATGGGCCGCCTGGGCCGCGGGCTTTTACCTGCATGGCCAGGTCGAGCAGGGCACCCTGTGCCCCGCCACCATGACGCAGGCCGCGATCCCGCTGCTGCGCAAGGAGCCCGCGCTCTGGGCGCAGCTGGCGGACAAGCTCCACAGCCGCACCCACGACCCGCGCGACCGGCCCGCGCACGAGAAAGCCAGCGTCTGGCTGGGCATGGGCATGACCGAAAAGCAGGGCGGCTCCGACGTGCGCGCCAACACCACCGTGGCCACGCCCGTCGGCGCGGGCGGGCGCGGCGGCGAATACCGGCTGCACGGCCACAAGTGGTTCTTCTCCACCCCGCAGAGCGACGCGCACCTGGTGGTGGCGCGCACCGGCGAGGGTGGCCCCTTCGCCTGCTTCTACGTGCCGCGCTGGCGGCCCGACGGCACGCTCAACGCGGTGCACGTGCATCGCCTGAAGGACAAGGTGGGCAACCGCAGCAACGCCAGCGGCGAGGTGGAATTCGACGGCGCCTGGGGGCTGCTGATGGGCGAGGAAGGCCGCGGCATCCCCACGATCATCGAGATGGCGACCACCACGCGCCTGAGCTGCGTGGCCGGCAGCGCCGCCATCGTGCGCCAGGCCACGGTGCAGGCCATCGCGTATGCCCGCCAGCGCCATGCCTTCGGCCGGGCCCTGGCCGAACAGCCGCTGATGCGCGCCGTGCTGGCCGACCTGGCGCTGGAGAGCGAGGCGGCGCTGGCGCTGCTGATGCGCCTGACCGAGGCTTTCGAGCGCGACGACGACGGCACCGCCAGCGCGGCCGACCGCGCCTGGAAGCGCGTGATGACGCCTGCCGCCAAGTTCTGGGTCTGCAAGCGCGGCGTGGGGCTGGCCGGCGAGGCCATGGAGGTCTTCGGCGGCAACGGCTACGTGCAGGACGGCGTGATGGCGCGCCTCTTTCTCGAATCGCCCGTCAACTCGATCTGGGAAGGCTCGGGCAACGTGATGTGCCTGGACGTGCTGCGCGCCCTGGCGCGCGAGCCCGAGGCCGCGTCGGCGCTGCTGCAGGACTTCGCCGACGCCGCGGCCGGCGAGCCGCGCATCCTCGACGCGCTCCGGCCGCTCGAAGGCCTGCTGGCCCTGCCGCCCGACCAGTTGGAGTCCCTGGGCCGCCAGCTCGTGCAGCGCCTGGTGCTGGTGGCGCAAGCCTGCCTGCTGCGCCGCCATGCGCCGCAGGCGGTGGCGGATGCGTTCATTGCCACCCGGCTGGAGGACAGCGGCGCAGGCCGCGTCGTGGGCGCCATCGACAGCCGCGCGGTGGACACCGGCACGATTCTGGAACGGGCGTTTCCGGCGTAA
- a CDS encoding NEL-type E3 ubiquitin ligase domain-containing protein, whose protein sequence is MPLSGPSRALSVPAAPPPQRPADHATAPVAPPERHTLGSLLGMPLGAMAARPPSAPGATATAAAPMPTPPVRRTLGELLGIPPPPAAGGAAHGAPATPVPAAASAPGPAAEAPAVPLPAWADWLQAPASAQYLHAKALAPAQRALLAQTLEARWRKHPEMQATSPEMNLWMSVLKAQLRARRETRHDAGRLAQAGQQVLSVLRACAPLDGGVAVRDGEGRMRGPEYRAAFNHLLRVIGDESLAQPLRDAAERALQAHRENGATLTPDHAERLSREGIVALAERGYQAIGAGALHKAMPPHLPSQVREPFSLWLEAQEAFDGEENAPAFAHLLERRLPSTPSLEKAHGPGATLLQEGAQVIRAIARDGGLRARVLAMAENALGSCGDNVAEGFSAIVLTVRNHHMAEAVREGRIDAAGLDGWARQQFRLGALETAVHHFIRQALETPGVPEEMERQLRREPLETMLHAKVSLKALLVLPDSVPSEMTYAAQSVLTPGDLSALAAGVMDAEGDDRQFTAYLLSNETWRVGMRHLHREPFARLEAAFEEDPFHDRDLPRDGDAHVEERVAYNEAAAEFMQRQRAAEDALLLQQWGVRGGEPSPRR, encoded by the coding sequence ATGCCCCTGTCCGGCCCTTCCCGTGCGCTGTCCGTGCCTGCCGCGCCGCCACCGCAGAGGCCGGCCGATCACGCGACCGCGCCGGTCGCCCCGCCGGAGAGGCACACGCTCGGATCGCTGTTGGGAATGCCCCTGGGGGCCATGGCGGCGCGGCCCCCTTCGGCACCAGGGGCCACCGCCACCGCCGCCGCGCCGATGCCCACGCCCCCCGTGCGCCGCACGCTGGGGGAGTTGCTGGGAATCCCGCCCCCGCCCGCCGCAGGCGGGGCCGCGCACGGCGCGCCAGCCACGCCCGTGCCGGCCGCAGCGTCCGCCCCGGGCCCAGCGGCCGAGGCGCCTGCCGTGCCCTTGCCGGCATGGGCGGACTGGCTGCAAGCGCCTGCCTCCGCCCAGTATCTGCACGCCAAGGCACTGGCCCCCGCGCAGCGCGCGCTTCTCGCGCAAACCCTGGAGGCGCGCTGGCGAAAGCATCCCGAAATGCAGGCGACCTCCCCGGAGATGAACCTGTGGATGTCGGTTTTGAAGGCGCAACTGCGGGCCCGCCGCGAGACCCGCCACGATGCCGGGCGCCTGGCCCAAGCCGGCCAGCAGGTCCTGTCCGTGCTGCGGGCCTGCGCGCCGCTCGATGGCGGGGTGGCGGTCCGCGACGGAGAGGGCCGCATGCGGGGGCCGGAATACCGCGCGGCGTTCAACCACCTCCTGCGGGTGATCGGTGACGAATCGCTCGCGCAGCCCCTGCGCGATGCGGCCGAACGTGCCTTGCAGGCCCATCGCGAGAACGGAGCGACGCTCACGCCGGACCATGCCGAACGGCTGTCCCGCGAGGGCATCGTGGCCCTCGCGGAGCGGGGCTACCAGGCGATCGGTGCCGGGGCCCTGCACAAAGCCATGCCACCCCACCTTCCATCGCAAGTGCGCGAACCTTTCTCGCTCTGGCTGGAAGCCCAGGAGGCTTTCGATGGGGAGGAAAACGCGCCCGCGTTCGCCCATTTGCTGGAGCGAAGGCTGCCTTCCACCCCGTCGCTGGAGAAAGCCCACGGGCCGGGCGCCACCCTCCTGCAGGAAGGCGCGCAGGTGATCCGGGCCATCGCCCGCGACGGCGGGCTGCGGGCGCGGGTTCTGGCCATGGCCGAGAACGCGCTCGGATCGTGCGGCGACAACGTGGCCGAAGGCTTTTCCGCCATCGTCCTCACGGTGCGCAACCACCACATGGCCGAGGCGGTGCGCGAGGGCCGCATCGACGCGGCGGGGCTGGACGGCTGGGCGCGGCAGCAGTTCCGGCTGGGAGCGCTGGAGACGGCCGTGCACCACTTCATCCGGCAGGCGCTGGAAACGCCCGGCGTTCCCGAGGAGATGGAGCGGCAACTGCGCAGGGAACCCCTGGAAACCATGCTGCACGCCAAGGTCAGCCTGAAGGCCCTGCTGGTGCTGCCGGACAGCGTGCCCTCCGAGATGACCTATGCCGCGCAAAGCGTCCTGACGCCCGGCGACCTGTCGGCCCTGGCGGCGGGGGTGATGGACGCCGAAGGCGACGACCGGCAGTTCACGGCCTACCTGCTGTCCAACGAAACCTGGCGCGTCGGCATGCGGCACTTGCATCGCGAGCCGTTCGCCCGGCTCGAAGCGGCTTTCGAGGAAGACCCCTTCCATGACCGCGACCTTCCGCGCGATGGCGACGCCCACGTGGAGGAGCGCGTGGCCTACAACGAGGCCGCCGCCGAGTTCATGCAACGCCAGCGGGCTGCGGAGGACGCGCTGCTGCTGCAGCAGTGGGGGGTGCGCGGGGGTGAACCCTCTCCCCGGCGGTAG
- a CDS encoding threonine ammonia-lyase → MLTLQTIQDAAARLRGHVLDTPCVESKTLSQIVGAQVFLKFENLQFTASFKERGACNKLSQLSPEEQQRGVIAMSAGNHAQGVAYHAQRLGLRAVIVMPRFTPGVKVERTRGFGAEVVLHGDTLEESRAHAYAMAEERGLTFVHPYDDEAVAAGQGTLGLEMLQAVPDLDTLVIAVGGGGLISGVATAAKAIRPGIEVVGVQTARFPAMVNAIKGTQHPQGTSTIAEGIAVGTPGTLTREVIARLVDDLVLVQEGDIEQAVLMLLEIEKTLVEGAGAAGLAALVRYPERFKGKKVGLVLCGGNIDPLLLAAIIERGMVRSGRLARIKVSARDIPGVLARITATVAEAGANIEEVHHQRAFTMLAAQNVEIELVLQTRGKVHVQQVLEQLRAAHMEADLI, encoded by the coding sequence ATGCTCACGCTCCAAACCATCCAGGATGCCGCCGCCCGCCTGCGCGGCCATGTGCTCGACACGCCGTGCGTGGAATCCAAGACGCTCTCGCAGATCGTGGGCGCCCAGGTGTTCCTCAAGTTCGAGAACCTGCAGTTCACCGCATCTTTCAAGGAACGGGGGGCCTGCAACAAGCTCAGCCAGCTGTCGCCCGAGGAACAGCAGCGCGGCGTGATCGCGATGAGCGCCGGCAACCACGCCCAGGGCGTGGCCTACCACGCGCAGCGCCTGGGGCTGCGCGCCGTGATCGTGATGCCGCGCTTCACGCCGGGCGTGAAGGTGGAACGCACGCGCGGCTTCGGCGCCGAGGTGGTTCTGCACGGCGACACGCTGGAAGAATCCCGCGCCCATGCCTACGCCATGGCCGAAGAACGGGGCTTGACCTTCGTGCACCCCTACGACGACGAAGCCGTGGCCGCGGGCCAGGGCACGCTGGGCCTGGAGATGCTGCAGGCCGTGCCCGACCTGGACACCCTGGTCATCGCGGTGGGCGGCGGCGGACTGATCTCCGGCGTGGCGACGGCCGCCAAGGCGATCCGCCCCGGCATCGAGGTCGTGGGCGTGCAGACCGCGCGTTTCCCGGCCATGGTCAATGCCATCAAGGGCACGCAGCACCCGCAGGGCACCTCCACCATCGCCGAAGGCATTGCGGTGGGCACCCCGGGCACGCTCACGCGCGAGGTGATCGCGCGGCTGGTGGACGACCTGGTGCTGGTGCAGGAGGGCGACATCGAGCAGGCCGTGCTCATGCTGCTGGAGATCGAAAAGACGCTGGTCGAGGGCGCGGGCGCGGCAGGACTGGCGGCGCTCGTGCGCTACCCGGAGCGCTTCAAGGGCAAGAAGGTGGGCCTGGTGCTGTGCGGGGGCAACATCGACCCGCTGCTGCTGGCGGCCATCATCGAGCGCGGCATGGTGCGCTCCGGGCGGCTGGCCCGCATCAAGGTCAGCGCGCGCGACATCCCGGGCGTGCTGGCGCGCATCACCGCCACCGTGGCCGAAGCCGGCGCCAACATCGAGGAAGTGCACCACCAGCGGGCCTTCACCATGCTGGCGGCCCAGAACGTGGAGATCGAACTGGTGCTGCAGACGCGCGGCAAGGTCCACGTGCAGCAGGTGCTGGAGCAATTGCGCGCAGCCCACATGGAGGCGGACCTCATCTGA